Proteins from one Pyrobaculum neutrophilum V24Sta genomic window:
- a CDS encoding ATPase domain-containing protein, giving the protein MSEYHLYYETVPTGVEGLDTVLGGGFIRGRTYLISGETGTAKTLTALTFLIQGALKYGEPGIYISVDETYEQFVEGARRFGWDIEELRAKGLLEVLVPEMDIVERIREKDPTAIAKSLVASIREYVAALNAQRLVIDPIAPLVSLDKDVQVLREYIRVLVMSIEREIGTTNIITTEIPSGSGAISRYGVEEFLATGVFIMGIAKARDGAFKRVMFVRKMRWSPVHPGIYEVEIVPKVGIVVKGQVKEPLVPVTYLPTL; this is encoded by the coding sequence GTGAGCGAGTACCACCTGTACTACGAGACGGTGCCTACGGGCGTCGAAGGCCTTGACACGGTTCTAGGCGGCGGATTCATAAGAGGCAGGACCTACCTCATCTCGGGCGAGACCGGCACGGCGAAGACCTTAACTGCGTTGACGTTCCTCATACAGGGGGCGTTGAAATACGGGGAGCCCGGGATATATATATCGGTGGACGAGACCTACGAGCAGTTCGTGGAGGGCGCCAGGAGGTTCGGCTGGGATATAGAGGAGCTCAGAGCAAAGGGGCTTTTGGAGGTCCTCGTCCCTGAGATGGACATCGTTGAGCGCATCAGAGAGAAGGATCCGACGGCCATCGCCAAATCGCTAGTGGCCTCCATACGTGAGTACGTCGCCGCGCTCAACGCCCAGAGGCTTGTGATCGACCCGATTGCCCCCCTCGTGTCGCTTGATAAAGACGTGCAGGTGCTCAGGGAGTACATAAGGGTGTTGGTCATGAGCATAGAGCGTGAGATAGGCACCACCAACATAATTACAACGGAAATACCATCTGGCTCTGGCGCAATAAGCAGATACGGCGTGGAGGAGTTCTTAGCCACAGGCGTGTTCATAATGGGGATCGCCAAGGCTCGCGACGGCGCTTTCAAAAGAGTTATGTTTGTTAGAAAGATGCGCTGGAGCCCTGTCCATCCCGGCATATACGAGGTGGAGATAGTGCCGAAGGTCGGCATAGTGGTGAAGGGCCAGGTTAAGGAGCCGCTTGTGCCGGTGACCTACCTACCAACTCTGTAG
- a CDS encoding molybdenum cofactor biosynthesis protein, with amino-acid sequence MRIVLKYFSALRDITGKAREELSMEDGARLAQVIDWFFNMYPRAEVFREELLVLVNGRAVDGTYVLQDGDEVAFMPPVSGGGGVVNSPVDLNNEVRKIIEKTAPLGGGGVVIFVGYVKGKVDGAEVNTLEYEAYEPYASQKIKEIEEWAKNQRGVLEAKIYHLVGSLKPGDNTVYVFVSAVNRDTAFKVAREALERVKHEVPIFKLERRSDGEYWVVGDGRRIPRQRG; translated from the coding sequence ATGCGGATAGTACTGAAGTACTTCTCAGCGCTTAGAGACATCACGGGCAAGGCCAGGGAGGAGCTCTCTATGGAAGACGGGGCGAGGCTGGCCCAAGTCATCGATTGGTTTTTCAACATGTACCCCAGGGCGGAGGTTTTCAGAGAAGAGCTGTTGGTATTGGTAAACGGAAGAGCCGTAGACGGCACATACGTCCTGCAAGACGGCGATGAGGTGGCGTTTATGCCGCCGGTAAGCGGAGGCGGCGGAGTTGTAAATAGCCCAGTGGACTTAAACAACGAAGTGAGGAAAATCATAGAGAAGACGGCCCCCTTGGGCGGCGGGGGCGTCGTTATCTTTGTGGGATATGTGAAGGGGAAGGTTGACGGGGCTGAGGTGAACACGCTGGAGTATGAGGCGTACGAGCCCTACGCCTCTCAGAAAATAAAGGAAATCGAGGAGTGGGCGAAAAACCAGAGGGGGGTTCTAGAGGCGAAGATATACCACCTCGTCGGCTCGCTTAAGCCAGGCGATAACACCGTCTACGTCTTCGTCTCGGCAGTAAACCGCGACACAGCCTTTAAAGTAGCGCGCGAGGCCCTGGAGAGAGTTAAACACGAGGTCCCCATATTTAAGCTGGAGCGCAGAAGCGATGGGGAATACTGGGTAGTGGGAGACGGCAGAAGGATCCCCCGCCAGCGTGGCTAA
- a CDS encoding 30S ribosomal protein S7, with product MSSTIFGEQLPKYSRVEYVGDVPIVEECPRDVKTINGEPPLLFGKWSFENVVVRDPGLRRYICLKPVVLPHTEGRYQNYRFGKARIPIVERLINLMMRPGRNAGKKHKAYNIVKRAFDIVYYKTGQNPIQVFIDAIVNTAPREEITRIIMGGIAYSVSVDVSPQRRLDLALRWITEGARACSFNNPKPIEECLADELVAAAANDPKSYAVRKREELERIAAASR from the coding sequence ATGTCGTCCACCATCTTCGGCGAGCAGCTTCCGAAGTACAGCCGCGTGGAATATGTAGGCGATGTCCCAATAGTGGAGGAGTGCCCCCGGGATGTAAAGACGATTAACGGCGAGCCTCCTCTCCTGTTTGGCAAATGGAGTTTTGAGAACGTCGTGGTGCGGGACCCGGGCCTGCGCAGATACATCTGTCTCAAGCCCGTGGTGTTGCCTCACACGGAGGGCCGCTACCAGAACTATAGGTTTGGAAAGGCGAGGATACCTATCGTGGAGCGGCTTATCAACCTCATGATGAGGCCCGGCAGAAACGCCGGCAAGAAGCACAAGGCCTATAACATAGTTAAAAGGGCTTTCGATATAGTATACTACAAAACTGGGCAGAACCCCATCCAAGTGTTCATAGACGCCATAGTCAACACTGCCCCTAGGGAGGAGATCACCAGGATCATCATGGGCGGTATCGCCTACTCCGTCTCCGTCGACGTATCGCCGCAGAGGAGGCTAGACCTCGCGCTTAGGTGGATCACAGAAGGCGCAAGGGCATGCTCCTTCAACAACCCGAAGCCAATAGAGGAGTGTCTCGCAGATGAGCTGGTGGCAGCTGCGGCGAACGACCCCAAGAGCTATGCGGTTAGAAAACGCGAAGAGCTAGAGCGTATTGCCGCCGCGTCGCGTTAA
- a CDS encoding replication factor C small subunit — MAELFWFEKYRPRSFDEVVDLEEVKSRLREFVRSGNMPHLLFYGPPGTGKTTMALVLARELYGEYWRENTLELNASDERGINVIRERVKEFARTAPIKAPFKLVILDEADNMTSDAQQALRRIMEIYAQNTRFILLANYVSRIIDPIISRCAVFRFSPMPRSLMAERLKYIAKREGIEVGEDALDLIYELSEGDMRKAINLLQVAAATNKVVDANAVAAAAAAVKPSDILELFNLALGGDYLKAREKLRELMYIKGVAGVDFIRAFQRELIRMPLDDDLKAEIAELLADVDYRLTQGADEEIQMAYLLAKLGSIGKRAKPGAAPTKKR, encoded by the coding sequence ATGGCGGAGCTGTTTTGGTTTGAGAAGTATCGTCCTCGTTCGTTTGATGAGGTGGTGGATTTGGAGGAGGTTAAGAGTCGGCTTAGGGAGTTTGTGAGGAGTGGTAATATGCCGCATCTCTTGTTTTACGGCCCTCCTGGGACTGGGAAGACCACCATGGCTCTTGTCTTGGCGAGGGAGCTCTACGGCGAGTACTGGCGTGAGAATACGCTGGAGCTCAACGCCTCAGACGAGAGAGGTATAAACGTGATACGGGAGAGGGTGAAGGAGTTCGCCCGCACAGCCCCAATCAAAGCCCCCTTCAAACTAGTCATACTAGACGAGGCAGACAACATGACAAGCGACGCCCAACAAGCCCTCAGAAGAATAATGGAAATATACGCACAAAACACAAGATTCATACTACTGGCAAACTACGTTTCACGTATCATAGACCCCATAATCTCTAGATGCGCCGTGTTCCGCTTCTCTCCCATGCCACGGAGTTTGATGGCGGAGAGGTTGAAATACATCGCCAAGAGGGAGGGTATAGAGGTTGGAGAAGACGCTCTGGACTTAATCTACGAGCTTTCCGAGGGCGATATGCGGAAGGCGATAAACCTGCTCCAGGTCGCCGCGGCGACGAACAAGGTCGTAGACGCAAACGCTGTTGCAGCCGCCGCTGCCGCGGTTAAGCCCTCCGACATCCTCGAGCTGTTTAACCTAGCGCTTGGGGGCGACTATCTGAAGGCCAGAGAAAAGCTAAGGGAGCTTATGTACATAAAGGGCGTGGCGGGCGTGGACTTCATAAGGGCTTTCCAGAGAGAGCTTATCCGTATGCCCCTCGACGACGATCTAAAGGCCGAGATAGCGGAGTTGCTTGCCGATGTTGACTACAGGCTGACTCAGGGGGCTGACGAGGAGATCCAGATGGCGTATCTACTTGCAAAACTCGGCTCCATAGGCAAGAGAGCCAAGCCTGGGGCTGCCCCGACCAAGAAGAGGTGA
- a CDS encoding helix-turn-helix domain-containing protein, whose amino-acid sequence MRDITANKLVEQIINLLREYGELSSADIAKMLGVKRRSVTAVLAKMRREGLVEYLGYCFGGRRCDTKWRLRMN is encoded by the coding sequence ATGCGCGACATCACGGCAAACAAGTTGGTTGAGCAGATTATAAACCTGTTGAGGGAATACGGCGAGCTCAGCAGCGCCGATATAGCTAAGATGTTAGGCGTAAAGCGGCGCTCGGTCACTGCGGTTTTGGCCAAGATGAGGAGGGAGGGGCTTGTTGAGTACCTAGGCTACTGCTTCGGGGGGAGGCGTTGCGACACGAAGTGGAGACTAAGGATGAATTAG